ACTCTTCGCTCAACCAACTATACCGACATTTCTGCTTTCCATCTCGCTTCAGATCTCTGCACTAATCCGCTTCCCAATGCATCCCCACCATATACATCCCGCCCGACCGATGTTATCCGATCCGGAATAACTGCCCAGACTAAATCCATCGAGCCGCTATTCTGGCCCGGCCATCATCGATATCCAACCAgtagttttctttttttgggaTCATATAAACCGGTATCATCACTTAATTTTTTTACCAACGCACTATAGTGACATCGGCTGAAGTCCACGTCATCATACATCCCTGTTGCTAATCTAGTCATATACACCTCTGGAGGTATGCATAAAGATGATCTTATTCACGAACCCTATCTAATACCATACAGCATAAATCACCAGAACATTAAGCTAGAAATTTTCCCGCCATTACTCGCTGTATATGGCGGTAAAAATGAGTTCCTCAATATCACTCTCCTTTCTCTCTCGAAATTTCTCTGCAATTTCTTCACCTCCATTAATGTCTTCTTCAAAATCCATAACTGACTTTTTCAGTCCTCCTCCTAAACGAATCAAGatttctgaaaccctaatttcaaaacccacCACTATATCTGCTCACTCAAAATCAGGCCCTGATAATGTTGATGATGGTTCAAGTCTTTCTGTTGAACAGAAAACCAAGATTGAATTCAACAAATCTCTTGCAAGAGCTAAAAGAAACCTCAAAATCTGCACTGACAGAGTCTCCAAGTCCAAAGGTATGTGCATTTCTAGGGTTTTCCAATTTAGGGATTTGAAAGGGTCTTCATCTGATCTAATTAAACtggatttttctttttggttttcaaTTATTCAGAGGAAGGGAAGTTTGTGAAGCTGGAGGAGCTATTGGTGGAGGAGACATGGATAGAAGCACTTTCTGGGGAGTTTGAGAAAGCTTATGTCAAGACATTATCTACTTttgttgagaaagaaatttctggaAATGTACCTATTTATCCACCTACACATTTGATTTTTAATGCGATGAATTCGACTCCGTTCGATAGAGTAAAGGCGGTTATCATTGGTCAGGTATGTCAAGTGTTTGATTTTATTCTCGATTTTGATGTTTGTTTAGTGTTCACATTGAGGGTATTTGACATTTTTCTGTTAAAGTAGAGTATGAATGCTGTAATTTGTAGAGTTCCTAAATCGTGTAAGATATAAACTTATGTCGAGAGCAGTTTATGTCATTCTGTTAGTGTATCTGGAAATCGCATTATAGGTTCAAAGATAAGCGTGGAGTTTGAAACTGAATTTGCTATCTCGAGGTGTACATAGGAGTTCTTACATCTCGAGGGGGAGATTTTTGAACCTACATTGCAGTGCACCACGAGTTACTTCCCTGTCATAAGTTTAGGGAGCATTCTTGTTTTACCCCTCAGTTTTCCTTCCTTCAGTTGCATTACTGTGTAATGCTTAAGTCGGTTGGACTAGTACTCCTTTGCGTAAGCAAAGTAATAATAGggatatattttcttcttttttgtttgtgtCCTAATTGGATGTTTTCTCAGGATCCTTATCATGGACCTGGTCAAGCAATGGGTCTTTCTTTCTCAGTGCCAGAGGGGATTAAGATTCCTTCAAGTTTGGGGAACATATTC
This genomic stretch from Papaver somniferum cultivar HN1 chromosome 5, ASM357369v1, whole genome shotgun sequence harbors:
- the LOC113278384 gene encoding uracil-DNA glycosylase, mitochondrial-like gives rise to the protein MAVKMSSSISLSFLSRNFSAISSPPLMSSSKSITDFFSPPPKRIKISETLISKPTTISAHSKSGPDNVDDGSSLSVEQKTKIEFNKSLARAKRNLKICTDRVSKSKEEGKFVKLEELLVEETWIEALSGEFEKAYVKTLSTFVEKEISGNVPIYPPTHLIFNAMNSTPFDRVKAVIIGQDPYHGPGQAMGLSFSVPEGIKIPSSLGNIFKELKQDLGCAIPTHGNLERWALQGVLLLNTVLTVRNHQANSHAKKGWEPFTDAVIRTISLRKSGVIFLLWGNSAQEKSKLIDESKHHILKCAHPSGLSANRGFFDCRHFSKTNHILEQLGVLPVNWQL